The nucleotide window aatatactgataacacagtaaaatctgaacaagaataggattcgaagagcccagatgcacagtaaagtacttttaagaaacacttcggattttaactgaacagtggaatcacataaagttgaacagattcaacaaaaaaaaaacaacatttcagatttcagtttttcttcagtttcaaattcagtttgtttctgattttctgtttccttcctttaaaatctcagccctcaaaatctcttaaaaattctctcttaaaaattctctctgaaaatctcttaaaaattctttcttaaaaattctctctgaAAACCCTTTCAAAACTCTTCCTAAAGTCTGTCCAGCTAAATcagtccagctccctgtatttatacaggtctggtcctaggcaatttaagtgcttcttggaccccttatatcttttaaaaacagaaaaattctattaaaaactgcttttactactttaaatcccattaagctaacttttccctgattttcagcagcccattatcccttgttccccattagtattattaactaatagcaactaacattacattataatacactagcattaataccctgttttttactgtttcattcccagaagtgcccctgaaatcctaatgttattactgaaaaaatcagaacctacagcaaaacagattctaaaatctgtacaaacttagttatctttctgatttacagctaaaaccaatcctattaacctcctaacacaattgtatttgaccaacttttgtaagcttgaattcaaactggacattacagcaatattacactgaattcagaactaacatcataacagcatatttctgaaattatcataacaattcagactggacttaacattaaaccaaaatcaaacacacacgggatcattgtcaatactgacaatgccctgaaactttaatgttcagacaataacatatacaacatacatttgaattcactgattcacagacaatcatgatttaattgacgagcattaatcaattgactatttacaacatttgtcaataattagtctaaaataatagaagcagactgttttagtcaacattttcagaaatgaaaaattcgtaatataactaatcgacgaacttaatcgagtcgatcacacacattgtaaaccatcacaaccaacagaaacaattcacattcggattaagtagacagaaatgacagaattgatcaaaacaaatatgaaaaattaacaagctgttaatacggacaacaatacacaaaataaatagaaaaatacctctgaactttaattttattctgactcgaactcaacttggatttcggattttttttgtttgaaatcaaactgaccttagtcgaagtattttccactgaaaatacttcgactaaggtcgattaaacctcaatcttcatcataatctgaacagaatccggaagtttggtatttttagggttcttaaaaactcgatttgggatttaaccattgcCAATGGATGAAGCAAGGACCAAACATGACACATTGGTGAGGGTAGCCTAAGGGTTATTTCGTGTTAGTTTGAAatggatctgagtttgttcttgtttggtccgaatcttcaaaagaagattcgagaagttccgaactgattcgaaccaaacaaccaacagatccatactcaggacgactaggggaagccatggtgttaatttgggcctgattggtttagatcaagttttcaggccatccttcgatttaagattcgaagagttgtggcctgattcgaaggaaactaaggttggattcgtgtaggggaggttcaggaggtcctagagtgttaagttggtgaccggcggcgttgatgccgccgggtttcaggcgaaggggaataggggcggctagggttaggggtctgtttggaacgatgatgaacaggagcggagagggggggtgttcagttaggggctgggtagaggtttgggatttatataggggtggggtggactggtatcgtccgttggatcaagtagaATGGATGGATGAGATCTACTCACctaaccaaacggtgtcgtttggtttaggttagggggacgggttgaaccgggtatcggatcgggtaagggtcttgggttagggtgatgagatcttggccgttggttggatttaatccaacggcccttgataaggggtaaccaaacgacgtcgtttgattctgttttgaattggaccggacatggttATTtggattgggcctgattttgtttaGAAAATTTGGCCCAGATCCGTTTTTGCCCATTTAATACCACtctttttaatttctaatttaattattcaattattaaaaatcctaattaaaattataaaaacaaaaaattactccttcaaaatattaatcaacctttaacaatttaacacatagacaaaaaatattaatcacatagtgaaacattaaaattagaacaaacgcatattttttttgtaattttatttaaattaactcttaaatgcataattaaatcctatatgcatgcaacatgtattttattttattttttgatttattttgacaaaataaacatttacggatataacacaaacatttaacaccacgcaaattcagaaattacacagcaaaagaaatttattttgatttattttggagtaatttttcgtaaagcaaaaatcacgtgctcacaatgatgACAAGTAAAAATCCGGGAACTTATACTAACATAAAGATAGACGACAATAACAGGTAAACAATTTAGGACATGCTGTCTTTAGCCTTGTTAACTTTTGAGTTATAACCAGAAGTTGAGGACTACCtatccttaagttttgaacttgtaattaaaagttaaggacttccagtccttaagttttgaactttgaaataaaagttaaggacaacatgtccttaactttataacttgtaaatgtaagttaaggactgactGTCCTAAACTTCGGGGTATTTTAACCTTGTTTTATATTGTATTTTcaggtttctttatatgttttacGCATATGGATCATCGATAGCTGGTTGGAATCATTGTAGACCAGTGATTGCTATTGATGCGACTTTTTTGAAGTCAAAATATCGTGGAATTTTAATGATTTCAGTTTCAAAAGATGCAAATAACCAAATTTTCCCATTAGCCTTTGGAATAGCAGAATCTGAAAACAACAATTCCTATGAGTGGTACTTTAGTCAGCTTCGCAATGCAATTGGGAGCCGGgagaatttgatttttttatcaGACAGGCATCAAGCTATTGCAAATGGCATTGTAAAGGTATATCCTGAAAGCCATCATGGGATTTGCATCTATCATTTGGAGCAGAACCTAAAGCGAAGAAAGGTGAAAAGTGAGGTCATAAAACTTTTCCAAAGTGCTGCAAGAGTATACAAGCGTAAAGAATTTGACATATACATGTCAGATATTGCAAATGTAGATAAGAAAACTTATGACTACTTGATGGAAGAACCACCGGAAAGATGGGCACGTTCTTGTAGTCCACAACGAAGAtatgacatgctcacaacaaacATAGTTGAGTCGATGAATTCAGTGCTATTAGAAGCAAGGGAGCTGCCTATACTAAGAATGATGGATTTCATTCAAGTGAAGCTACAACATTGgttttatgaaagaagaaataaagtaGAAGGAACATTTTATGATGTTTCTTGTTGGGTAGAGGAGGAATTGAAGAACAGAATAGATTTAGCATTTACTTTGAACGTAAGTATTATGTTTTATGTTTATATTATGATTTTGACATTTTTTAACATAATGTACTCACTTATAATTTTTCAACATTGAAGGTTTTCCCTGTTGATTCATGGCGTtctagagttgaagaagaaggaataactttcttggtggacttaaacaaaagaacatgtgattgtTTTCAATTTCAACTTGATGAATTACCATGCATACATGCAATTGCAGCTATCGAGAAGAGAAACATCAAGAAGTCCGACTTTTGTTCGCACTGGTACTTAATGGAATCTTGGCTGAAAACATATGAAAGACAAATACATCCAGTAGGACATACTGATTCATGGATTGTACCAGAGAGTGTTAAGTCACAAATTGTTAAACCTCCAGATTTCAAAGTGCCACCAGGTAGAAGGCAAAAGAAAAGGCATATTCCTGCTACTGAGccatcaaaaataacattcaaatgTGGTCGTTGCAGAAGAATTGGTCATAATAGAACAGCTTGTATATATTCTCCGGCACTCCATCCATTTTCAAGAAAGCATAGAGAAGAGTAGAAATATACACTTATGTTTATCGACTCTTTTAAGTTTTTGCTATAGATTGTATTCATTATTATTCTAATTTGAGCGGATGCCTAGATTTTCAATATTTATATCTTGTTAcgttcttttaatttcttttgagtTCAACAATTAAAAGTTATTAACAGGAGTCAGTAAGTTCAACTTGCAATTTTGAAAACGTaatgactgtctgtccttaactttgaatttcaagttcaaaagttaaggacatgaggtccttaagttatagtctcatgttaaaaacttaaggactgtttgtccttaactttgaattttaagttcaaacgttaaggacatgagaggtccttaagttatagtcccatatTAAAAACGTaatgactgtctgtccttaactttgaatttcaagttcaaaagttaaggacatgaggtccttaagttatagtcccatgttaaaaacttaaggactgtctatccttaactttgaattttaagttcaaacgttataagttatagtcccatgttaaaaacttgaggactgtttgtcattaactacatgagtccttaagtttgaaatacaagttaaaaacttaaggactgtctgtccttaactttaaattttaagttcaaacgttaaggacatgaggtccttaagttatagtcccatgttaaaaacttgaggactgtctgtccttaactttgaattttaagttcaaacattaaggacatgaggtccttaagttatagtctcatgttaaaaacttgaggaTTGTTTGTCATTAACTAcaggagtccttaagtttgaaatacgagttcaaaagttaaggacatgaggtccttaagttatagtcccatgttcaaaacttaaggactgtcggtccttaactttgaatttcaagttcaaaagttaaggacatttggtccttaactttgaatttgaagTTCACTTACACTTAGTCATGAACAAATACTAACAAACTCAATGGACAAATCAATAGTTGAGAGAAACAacgaaataaataacaaaatgtCTTGACATAACTTTTGAAATTGTAATTTTGCATAACTGTTACAAAATATTACGCTATGccaacaaaacaaaatataagtGCCTTTTCACAAATTTACAGAATATTTCAGAACTATCCTAAACTGGCATAATTCAGATGTCACCTTTACAGcaattttatacaaaaataacACCACAATTTCTTTACAACTCCTTTGGACAGAATGTTTCATTTTCACTCTCATAATCATCACCAACATTTTCTGGTGGAGTATCATAACCAGAATTTCTTTTCCATTCACCATGTGCCCAAAGATTTGCAGCAAGTTCTTTTCGAAAGTCTTTTATGTCTTCGGGTTGGAATTGCTGCACGTCCTTTCCAATCATCAGCAACTCGGCAAATTTGATCAGGAATGCACCACAATCAGTCCTAAGAGAAATGTAAGATATGCAGTGAATTAAACAATAATCTTAAGtacatataaataatataacaaaTAATAACACGTACGATCCAGTTTGGTGTGGTGATCTTTGCCACTGTATATCAAATTTGTTGAAGACATTCCCAAAAGACTTGTGATTTTTGTCAAACTGTGAGAACTTTAGCAAATGGGGGATCATGCGTGCATACATTTGCATGTAGTTCATTCCTGCTTCATATGGCTCACTGTATATGGAATCATATACATCAATCTTTTTTTGATTCAAGTCCAATACTCCCAACAAAAAGTGTGTCACAGCTTCATCATCTTCTGAAGGAAGCCGACATGGAAAAAAGATTTTGTCAACCTCAGTCCATGCAATTCCACATCTACGGCTGTCCCCCCACACATATGGTGTCAGAAATAACTGATTATCACCAGCACACCAAAACTCATCACTAGCATCTTCACTGAAATCTTTATACACAAGTGCCATATAATTATCAAAAAGAACATCAGTAGTTGTGCACCGAAAAGGATGATCGCGAGAGTGGTAACATTCCTTCTTTCTCAGATAATAGAGAGCAATGTCAATATGCTtcataaaaaggcaaaaaataaaacaaatcaataacaaatcagtcataaaataatgaaaaaatgataaattaataatagaaaaaataaatgccTTGTGAATTATCTAACCTtatcatcaagaacaaatttgCTATCTGAAAgctcaaggaaaaatattttgctactgattttttgaTGATACAATTTGTATGGTTTTTTCCTCACACTATTATCATCAGCATATAAATCAATTTGCcccctgaaaattttgaaaatgtcaagttagaattttgaaaactttaatctataagttaaggaccaagtgtccttagctTTTGAATTTGATActcaaacttaaggactgcatATCCTTAGCTTATGAATTttgaattcaaacttaaggacaagaagtccttaagttttaaacttgaaTCTATAAGTTAAGGACAGTTAGTCCTAAAATTAGTCTTACAATCACAGAAGTTAAGGATGTAGTGAAACACATTAAGAGACTTACTCTTTTTTGCGACCTCTCCTTTTCTCCTTGCCCAACCACACAATGAATTTCTTCACTAATTTTTCATCTTCTTTGGCATAATGAAAAATACACCTACGAGTATAGGTTGATTTTATCCAACCTGAACTCTTCAGAGTATTTTGATTGTCTGCCTTGGAACTTAGTGCTTTTCCTTCCTTATCAAAAGGAGATTTCAACTGCCAGCTTAACTTCTTGTTCCTTTTACCTCGACCAAGttcttcttcaacatttccttCACCCTCCATAGTCAAAGTCGCATCAATGTCCATTTGTATACTTGGAGGAGTAGGAGTAAGAAGAGAAAATGACGGACCATCATAACCAATACtgtctctctttcttttccttgtaTATTGGTTAAGATCGTCATCATTGGTGTCCTCTTTGTTTTCCTCTGCTGGcgacactatatatatatatatattcatattaGTTTTCTGCAACATGTCAAATGAAGAGACAAAATTTCAATTGTACATATAATAATTAGGGCACAATCAGTACTTGTCTTCTCCGCAGTACCTTCTTGTGTTTTTTCAAGAGACAACTCAGCTAAAATATTGCGTGcagcattttctttttcttgcaattccacattttctttatcttgcagTTGTTCACCATGATCTTTAGATGCTTGTTGACAAGATTCTGCAAAAATATTTACAACAGCTAACATGTTAATaatctttaattaaaacaaacatatataaaattaaaaaagcaCTGCCTAACCATTTGCAATATCCAAGATCATTCCAgctacatcatcatcatcacatgTTGCATCTATAGATTTGGAACCAATCTCACTTCTGCCTATGGCTTGAGATTGTAGTCCAGTTTTCTCTTGATACTGCACTCCAGCTTCTTCGCTTGCTGCTTCAAAAGATACAatatataatgaaataaagatACAATATATAATGAAAATTTTATCTAACCTTGACTGGCACAAGTTTGAActccaaatttttctttgtatgacaGCGGTGTAAAGAGATCATACGTTCCTTCTAAGCATTTGCATACAATCTCGCTGACACTTGTCCCCAATGGACTTGTTAAATCCTCCTGTGATTGCAATCCACAAACTCTACAAATTTCTCCGGCACTCCACAAACTTCTACATGCACAtgcatagtttatatgtattaatctattgaatatacatttcaacgaaaataaaaatcaaaatctatATCTAACCTTTCCCAATATCAGTAACATTTTCAGTTTCATCATCTAGATGTGCATCTCTAAATTCTCTTTCATACTGACCCTCTGCATGCACATCCATATCATCACGTTCAACACCACCTGCATCTTGGTTGAATATGCCAGTACGCTCAGTAGCACGACAATGATCATCAACTCCATATTTTCTAATTGGAACACTAGATTCTCTATCTGTGTTCATCTGATCAGCTTTCCCAAACATGTTCATCAAAGTATCAAGCTTTGATCCTAGAGTTTTCTTTAAATCCTGAGAAAGCAACTAAGTTACAAAGAGAAGTAcatgtttaaaacttaaggacaggcagtccttaagtttgaacttaaagttcaaaacttaaggaaatgcaatccttaagtttgaactccaagttcaaaagttaaggacaagaagtccttaactttgaattccaagttcaaaacttaaggacatgatgtccttaagtttcatttcaaagttcaaaagttaaggacaagaagTCCTTATCTTTCAATTCCAAGTTCAAAATTTAAGGACACAAAATCCTAAAGTTGGACTAACTGAAATTACCTTGATTTCGTTCTCAATCTTTTTTTCTGATACAACAATTTTCTGATTAACTCTGGTAACTTCTGCTTGCAAATCCTTCTTAAAACTCTCTGATAATCTCTGAATCAAaaaacataatataaaaaaaGGTGTTCGTAAgcaagaaataatcaaataaaaaactaATACTATTCAAAGGCAGAAACACATACTCTAACAATTTCCTTAAGTACGCCTTCGTCAAATTGTGTGGAAGAAAACCTTGAGCCTCGATCTTGTGAAACTGGCTCCTCCACACAAAGAGGCTCTGTATCTTCTTCTTCCACGGGAATAAAGGGTGACACCTCAATCAACTTAAACACCTATTATATAAGAAAAACTAAACATAAGTATACataactaaaacaaataaacaaaaaaagagatAGTAATTACATTAACTTACTTTTTTATTATGGAAATATTTTCTACAAAGAGCATCAAATTGTGGAGACTTCATTTCAGAATAACATAACATTCGAGGACAACCAACTTCTTTGAAGTTCACAAATTATTTCTCTTGGAAAATAGGAAGTACTTCCATAATCCAGACACAAAACGCAAAAGGAAAGCCAACTAAAGTGTAGCTATcaatatctttttctttctctttctccttctgaACATCATTCTCATTTGATTTCAAGCAACTCTTCAATGATTTTAATAGTGTCTCATAAGCAAGAGAGCCCCAGTTGAAGGAAGCGCAAAGTGCATCATCGTCAACAATTTTCATTATTTGCTCCGACACATTCCTATTTTTCCTCTTGCCCATCAAAACCGACTCAACAAAATAGAGTGTTGCCAACTTCAAAGCATCATCATCACTGCCAGCAAATGATGAAGTTGTACCATGTGGGCGACTAGAAATAAAACTATACAAATCAACCAACTCAATTTTGTCCTTTCCAGGGAAATAGACTCTTAAAAGCCTATTCTCTTTCTCATTTAAACCTTTCATGTCAAGCGACGAATAAGACTTCAAACCAGTAATAATATGGAATGCATCACGAGTAAACTTAATATCGCGGTCAAATACCTTGAAGGTCATCGAATCAGGTTCATTACTAACAATTTCAGAAAGCAATACACAGTGCATAAGTTTACCCGAGAACTTCACACTTTGTAATCTgaagaagttgccaaaaatacTTTCCCTCAATTTCTTCCATTGGCTATTCGACAGAAAACTTTTAATTGTTTCCTTATATTGAAAATCTCCTTTCCAATATACCAGAAAATTACGCCAAtcgtcaaaatcaaaaaaatgatcGCCTTCCATTATAACactagaaaagaaggaaaaacaaacaaagaTTAGGACTTAACTTAAAATttcaagtttaaaagttaagcaAATACAatccttaactttaaattttaagtGCAAACGTTAAAGAaatacagtccttaacttatactttcaacttccaaagttaaggacaataagtccttaactttaaattgTAATTGCAAAGGTTAAGGAAATACAGTCCTTTAACTTATACTTTCAAcatccaaagttaaggacacttagtccttaacttcaagtttcatgtgcaaaagttaaggacaatcagtccttaactttaaattgTAAGTGCATAAGTTAAGGAAATGCAGTCCTTAACATATACTTTCAACATCCAAAGTTAAGGATACTttgtccttaacttcaagtttcatgtgcaaaagttaaggacaatcaatccttaactttgaattccaacTACAAAATTTAATGTCGTTTCTTCTTTACATTTAATGAACACAGTTAACTGAAAATTCATAATCAGTAAGCTTATGAATTTCTACGACTATTTTTATGAAATATACCTACATAATCAAATATATTGAATCAACCACAAACACATTTCAAATTTCACACACTAAAAATTTATCAAAAACAGAATCACACAAAATATACTACACTGAATCAACATATAAtgctaatttttgaaatttcacacATACTTCACACGGCATTGAACCAActtacaaataaagaaaaacgaaaatgcataaaaaaaatatattaccaGTCGCGATTGACAGAAGATGAcggagaagatgaaggagcagaaGTTTAACTGAGATTGCAATTTGCAtacgaggaagatgaagaagcGCAGAACTCTGAACGAATGAAATAAGGGGTTTCGTCGATTTTGGGATTATACAAGAAATAGAGAAAGGGTAATTGTGTCTTTTCTCCCttagtagtggctatttttgataagcattttaaatagtggataaaaattaaatacacccTTATTTAATGGCTACTACACGTCATTTttacaaaaagcgggtatagatgtcAATGGCCCGATCGAGGAAGCCCAAACTCCGCTGGCCCAACATGTTTTGTTCGTTCCTCTTGAAACGTATTGTTCTTACAAATCAAACAGTGGAACGGAACTGAAGCCGGTGCGGGGATTCAGGTGCCGGCATTACATCGGAACCTCAAAAGCATAAGCAGTGGTTCGAAATCAAGTCAAAATGGCGGTCTTTCTAGGAATTGTTCGTCGTCCCCCCCATACACTTCTCTCTATCGCCCTTTCCACCCCCCAATTTTCCTTCACCAATAACAAATCAATCTTAATATCAAAGCAACGGTATTCTCAATTCAAACGCGTCCTCACAGCTTCTATTCACTCTAGTAAGTATTGTTTTCTTTTGTATAGACTATGGTTAATTTCAATAACTCCTTGAGCGTTTGGTTAATTACCGTGGTCATTTTTTTCTGCTGATCTTCTATAAAGAAAAGCAAACCGAGAAAATTCGTTTCACTTAAATTGAGTTTTAGTTATAACTTATTGTAGTAATGAGATTCTTCTCAGCCGACAGTACAAATTTTTAATCACATTACAGGTACTACCAGTTCTCGAACTGGAACTGAGGTATATGCAGACCAATCAGAAATAATTTTTATAGGAACAGGAACAAGTGAAGGGATTCCACGCGTGAGCTGCCTCACTAACCCCTTGAAGACATGCCCTGTAAGCCTGCAAAAATTACTCTGTGCCTATGTGGCATCTTAGAGGGTTAAAAGTATTTACTGAATTAAAATAAGTGGTTGATTTTGTATGAACTTCTTAATGTTCTATACAGGTGTGCACAAAAGCTAATGAACCGGGTAACAGAAATAGGAGACTGAACACCGGCATCCTTATTCGTCACACCAGGCCCTCTGGAAACTGTAACATCCTTATTGATGTTGGCAAGTATGTAGAGAGACTTTAAAGTGCAATAGTTAGGAATGGTGTTTGAGATCAATTTTGAATCATGAATGCTTTAGTGTTTCAATGGTTTTTCCATTTTGAGATAATTCATAATGTTATTCTTGATGTTAAATTTGGAATTTACTCATGTTAGCACTTTAACTTTACGTCCAATGCTTTTCTAGGAGTTGTTTATCCTTTCAGAGATTTATACATTAGTAGAAAGTATAAGAACTGCTAGTACTTCTTAATCTTACTCTATTacaatattaattttattttgtataatattggtCTGGGATGAGTTTATATGGTGTAACATGGTTAGTGAGGATGCATATAGCGGGGCCCAACTTGTTTGGGGCTGAGgcttagttgttgttgttgatgatgtttACTTTGGAGTGGAGGTAGTATTTTGAATTAAGTTGTTCAGTCAACTTGGTCAACCTTGATTCAACTACATGCTTAAATAGCATCATCTTGTCTAACCCTAAAGTTATCCGGAAAAATAGATAAAATTGTGGGAAAAACAAAAATCTATTGGTTCTGAGTGTTGTTGTCTAAGAGCAGTTTCTCTTTGTGCAATCCAGGTTCTTCTACCATAGTGCTCTGAGATGGTTTCCTGCTTATGGGTAAGTCTCTTGCACTTGGCCTCATCTATTACTTTGTGAATGTATGTGATGACTGATATTATCTGTGTTAAGTGGATAAACTTCATCTGCTACTAGTATGAAACAACAAAAAAATCTTCTTGTGTCAAGGGTTAAGGCTAA belongs to Nicotiana tabacum cultivar K326 chromosome 6, ASM71507v2, whole genome shotgun sequence and includes:
- the LOC142181527 gene encoding uncharacterized protein LOC142181527, whose translation is MALVYKDFSEDASDEFWCAGDNQLFLTPYVWGDSRRCGIAWTEVDKIFFPCRLPSEDDEAVTHFLLGVLDLNQKKIDVYDSIYSEPYEAGMNYMQMYARMIPHLLKFSQFDKNHKSFGNVFNKFDIQWQRSPHQTGSTDCGAFLIKFAELLMIGKDVQQFQPEDIKDFRKELAANLWAHGEWKRNSGYDTPPENVGDDYESENETFCPKEL